In Paramormyrops kingsleyae isolate MSU_618 chromosome 5, PKINGS_0.4, whole genome shotgun sequence, one DNA window encodes the following:
- the LOC111859938 gene encoding uncharacterized protein isoform X2, with protein MRNLIVAVCLLSAVCWMVSGVIRMSGYEGHQVRIRCSHSNAGSNRKYFCRGHCSSKDILVKTNGGQTYQQRERFSLHDHRSGTFTVTITGLRKTDTGTYWCGVERAGADTYTEVHLTVIASSRASRAPQLPSRVPATSANPQEEADPPRTSGPLPQHSSGVPRQFQGHSTAETLMPLQNGVKFTHYVTFITAAVSGTVLLFALSVLIIYKQRKAVSKNSPEATFTSTVNTEYGDSRNNRRAERNNGMSVNEPDADTFLTSDLSSPENNHIYSNIQCNHLQTDPIYLNFNLIT; from the exons ATGAGAAACCTTATAGTCGCCGTCTGCCTCCTTTCAG CTGTATGCTGGATGGTGTCAGGTGTGATCAGAATGTCTGGATATGAAGGACATCAGGTCAGAATCAGATGTTCTCACAGTAATGCAGGAAGCAACAGGAAGTATTTCTGTAGGGGGCATTGTTCTTCTAAAGACATTCTCGTTAAGACTAATGGAGGTCAGACATACCAGCAACGGGAGAGGTTCTCCCTGCATGATCATAGATCCGGAACCTTCACTGTAACCATCACTGGACTGAGGAAGACCGACACTGGGACATACTGGTGTGGAGTAGAGCGAGCAGGCGCTGACACCTACACAGAGGTGCACCTCACAGTGATAG CCTCCTCTAGAGCCTCCAGGGCCCCCCAGCTGCCGTCGCGTGTCCCTGCCACCTCTGCCAACCCCCAGGAGGAAGCAGACCCCCCCAGGACTTCCGGGCCTCTTCCCCAGCACTCCTCAG GTGTTCCCAGGCAGTTCCAAGGTCATAGTACTGCAGAAACACTGATGCCCCTCCAGAATGGTGTTAAATTTACAC ATTATGTGACCTTCATCACTGCAGCAGTGAGTGGCACCGTACTGCTGTTCGCACTATCTGTGCTGATAATCTACAAACAGAGGAAGGCCGTCTCAAAAAATTCACCAG AAGCTACCTTCACAAGCACTGTCAACACAGAATATGGAGACTCAAGAAACAACAGAAGG GCCGAGCGAAACAACGGGATGTCTGTGAACGAGCCTGATGCAGATACTTTTCTCACTTCTGACTTAAGTTCCCCAGAGAACAATCACATCTATTCAAACATTCAGTGCAATCATCTTCAAACTGATCCCATCTACCTAAACTTCAACCTGATCACCTGA
- the LOC111859938 gene encoding uncharacterized protein isoform X1, with product MYIACEATDSLSCFLHLCVTAVCWMVSGVIRMSGYEGHQVRIRCSHSNAGSNRKYFCRGHCSSKDILVKTNGGQTYQQRERFSLHDHRSGTFTVTITGLRKTDTGTYWCGVERAGADTYTEVHLTVIASSRASRAPQLPSRVPATSANPQEEADPPRTSGPLPQHSSGVPRQFQGHSTAETLMPLQNGVKFTHYVTFITAAVSGTVLLFALSVLIIYKQRKAVSKNSPEATFTSTVNTEYGDSRNNRRAERNNGMSVNEPDADTFLTSDLSSPENNHIYSNIQCNHLQTDPIYLNFNLIT from the exons ATGTACATAGCATGTGAGGCAACTGATTCTCTCTcttgttttttgcatttatgTGTCACAGCTGTATGCTGGATGGTGTCAGGTGTGATCAGAATGTCTGGATATGAAGGACATCAGGTCAGAATCAGATGTTCTCACAGTAATGCAGGAAGCAACAGGAAGTATTTCTGTAGGGGGCATTGTTCTTCTAAAGACATTCTCGTTAAGACTAATGGAGGTCAGACATACCAGCAACGGGAGAGGTTCTCCCTGCATGATCATAGATCCGGAACCTTCACTGTAACCATCACTGGACTGAGGAAGACCGACACTGGGACATACTGGTGTGGAGTAGAGCGAGCAGGCGCTGACACCTACACAGAGGTGCACCTCACAGTGATAG CCTCCTCTAGAGCCTCCAGGGCCCCCCAGCTGCCGTCGCGTGTCCCTGCCACCTCTGCCAACCCCCAGGAGGAAGCAGACCCCCCCAGGACTTCCGGGCCTCTTCCCCAGCACTCCTCAG GTGTTCCCAGGCAGTTCCAAGGTCATAGTACTGCAGAAACACTGATGCCCCTCCAGAATGGTGTTAAATTTACAC ATTATGTGACCTTCATCACTGCAGCAGTGAGTGGCACCGTACTGCTGTTCGCACTATCTGTGCTGATAATCTACAAACAGAGGAAGGCCGTCTCAAAAAATTCACCAG AAGCTACCTTCACAAGCACTGTCAACACAGAATATGGAGACTCAAGAAACAACAGAAGG GCCGAGCGAAACAACGGGATGTCTGTGAACGAGCCTGATGCAGATACTTTTCTCACTTCTGACTTAAGTTCCCCAGAGAACAATCACATCTATTCAAACATTCAGTGCAATCATCTTCAAACTGATCCCATCTACCTAAACTTCAACCTGATCACCTGA